Sequence from the Rhodococcus jostii RHA1 genome:
GCAGAGTCGTCGCGGATGTCGGATCGGCGACTGCTATGGCACCAACCATCAGCCTCCTCGCCCCACACCGCCTTCACCAGGCACCCCAGGGTGCGCACCCGCCTACCCTCGAATTTGGGGAGGTGCCCGCGCCGCCATCCGAGTAGCGTCGAACGGGTGACTATTCGCCTTGGATACCAGATGCCGAATTTCAGTTACTCCACCCCCGTCGCGGACCTGTTCCCGACCGTTATCGCGCAGGCCCGTGAGGCCGAATCCGCGGGCTTCGACACCGCGTTCGTGATGGACCACTTCTATCAACTGCCGGGCATCGGTGCGCCCGACGAACCGATGCTCGAGGCGTATACCGCCCTCGGCGCCCTCGCCACGGCCACCGACAACATCCAGCTGTCCGCACTGGTCACCGGCAACACCTACCGCAACCCGCCCATGCTCGCCAAGGCGGTGACCACCCTGGACGTCGCCAGCGGCGGGCGGGCCGTCCTCGGAATCGGCGCCGGCTGGTTCGAACTCGAGCACACGCAGTACGGATACGAGTTCGGCACGTTCACCGACCGATTCGAACGGCTCGAGGAGGCACTGCAGATCATTGCGCCGATGCTGCACGGCGAACGTCCGACGTTCGACGGCAAGTGGTATCACGTCGAGAACGCGATCAACGAGCCGCGGATCCGCGACGAC
This genomic interval carries:
- a CDS encoding LLM class F420-dependent oxidoreductase, which translates into the protein MTIRLGYQMPNFSYSTPVADLFPTVIAQAREAESAGFDTAFVMDHFYQLPGIGAPDEPMLEAYTALGALATATDNIQLSALVTGNTYRNPPMLAKAVTTLDVASGGRAVLGIGAGWFELEHTQYGYEFGTFTDRFERLEEALQIIAPMLHGERPTFDGKWYHVENAINEPRIRDDLPIMLGGGGEKKTFGLAARFADHLNIICNARELPRKLEALDTRCSEIGRDRSTLETSYLAFVIIDEDGDRARQLQHEFLLTQGVDLSTASDEERAAATDRQFCGAPDEVAEQLKTRVLDAGIDGIVLNLVANGHEPGIVELTGRTLRPLVDA